The following coding sequences are from one Paenibacillus sp. JDR-2 window:
- the sucC gene encoding ADP-forming succinate--CoA ligase subunit beta, producing MNIHEYQGKEVLKQYGVAVPEGKVAFSVDEAVEAAQSLGTPVVVVKAQIHAGGRGKAGGVKVAKNIDEVRAYASEILGKVLVTHQTGPEGKEVKRLLIEQGCDIKKEYYVGVVIDRGTGRVTMMASEEGGTEIEEVAAHSPEKIIKEVIDPAIGLQVFQARKLAYAINIPSELVNKAVKFMIALYTAFVDKDCSIAEINPLVVTGDGNVMALDAKLNFDSNALYRHKDIVALRDLEEEDAKEIEASKYDLSYIALEGNIGCMVNGAGLAMATMDIIKYYGGDPANFLDVGGGATKEKVTEAFKIILSDENVKGIFVNIFGGIMRCDVIADGVIAAARELGLDRPLVVRLEGTNVELGKKMLNESGLNIVAADSMADGAQKIVNLVK from the coding sequence ATGAATATCCATGAGTATCAAGGTAAAGAGGTCCTGAAACAGTACGGTGTTGCTGTTCCAGAAGGAAAGGTAGCGTTCTCCGTTGACGAAGCGGTAGAAGCGGCGCAATCGCTGGGCACTCCAGTGGTAGTTGTAAAAGCGCAAATTCACGCTGGCGGCCGCGGTAAAGCGGGCGGCGTTAAAGTAGCGAAAAACATTGATGAAGTTCGTGCATATGCCAGCGAGATTCTTGGTAAAGTGCTCGTTACTCATCAAACCGGCCCTGAAGGTAAAGAAGTTAAACGTCTTCTTATCGAGCAAGGCTGCGACATCAAGAAAGAATATTACGTGGGCGTTGTTATCGACCGTGGTACAGGCCGAGTAACCATGATGGCTTCCGAAGAAGGCGGCACGGAGATTGAAGAAGTAGCAGCTCATTCGCCCGAGAAGATCATCAAAGAAGTTATCGACCCTGCAATCGGTCTGCAAGTGTTCCAAGCACGCAAACTTGCTTATGCAATCAACATTCCTAGCGAGCTAGTTAACAAAGCGGTTAAATTCATGATCGCTCTGTACACGGCATTCGTTGATAAAGATTGCTCCATCGCCGAGATCAATCCGCTTGTCGTTACTGGCGACGGCAACGTTATGGCGCTTGACGCTAAGCTGAACTTCGATTCCAATGCTCTGTACCGTCACAAAGATATCGTGGCGTTACGCGACCTGGAAGAAGAAGATGCAAAAGAAATCGAAGCATCCAAATACGACCTCAGCTACATTGCCCTTGAAGGCAACATCGGCTGTATGGTTAACGGCGCCGGCCTTGCTATGGCGACTATGGACATCATCAAATACTACGGCGGCGACCCTGCCAACTTCCTGGACGTAGGGGGCGGCGCTACAAAAGAGAAAGTAACTGAAGCGTTCAAAATCATCCTGTCCGACGAGAACGTAAAAGGTATTTTCGTTAATATCTTCGGCGGCATCATGCGTTGCGACGTTATCGCTGACGGCGTAATTGCCGCTGCGAGAGAGCTTGGCCTTGACCGTCCTTTGGTTGTTAGACTGGAAGGCACTAACGTTGAGCTTGGTAAAAAAATGTTGAACGAATCGGGATTAAACATTGTTGCGGCTGACTCCATGGCAGACGGCGCGCAAAAAATCGTTAATCTCGTCAAATAG
- the topA gene encoding type I DNA topoisomerase produces MADSLVIVESPAKAKTIGKYLGSKYIVKASMGHIRDLPKSQTGVEVENGFQPKYITIRGKGSVLKELKDASKKVKHVFLAADPDREGEAIAWHLAHYLELDETDTCRVVFNEITKQAVKDAFKTPRKINMDLVNAQQARRILDRLVGYKISPLLWKKVKKGLSAGRVQSVCVKLIIDRENEIDAFIPEEYWSITAKLTQQGVPFEAKYHSIKGEKRELHNEEEMQAILAALSGNQFKVAEVKEKERLRNPAPPFITSSLQQEAARKLGFRASKTMSVAQQLYEGVELGKEGTVGLITYMRTDSTRISPVAQEEAKEYIEGKYGPSFYPEQPRVYTKKNSNAQDAHEAIRPTSTLRDPESMKPFLSRDQFRLYKLVWERFVSSQMASAVLDTMTVDLASGDVTFRASGSKIKFAGFMKVYVEGNDDGTEEEHKFLPPFAIGDVVTSDSIEPKQHFTQPPPRYSEARLVKTLEELGIGRPSTYAPTLETIQKRGYVAIEEKKFIPTELGDLVNQLMEEFFPEILDSEFTAKMETDLDHVEDGMEDWVRVLSQFYESFEKRLEVAEEEMKEVEIQDEVSDEICEKCGRHMVYKMGRFGKFLACSGFPDCRNTKPIVKDIGVTCPKCGEGKIIERRSKKGRIFYGCDTYPACDYVSWDKPTNKPCPNCDSMLVEKRNRSGAKLQCPNCDYSEEISEDEQEQA; encoded by the coding sequence GTGGCAGATTCATTAGTAATCGTAGAATCACCGGCCAAAGCAAAAACGATCGGCAAATATTTGGGCAGCAAATATATCGTTAAAGCATCGATGGGCCATATTCGCGATTTGCCAAAAAGTCAGACTGGCGTCGAAGTAGAAAACGGCTTTCAGCCGAAATATATTACGATCCGCGGCAAGGGCAGCGTATTGAAAGAATTGAAGGATGCAAGCAAGAAAGTCAAACATGTCTTTCTAGCAGCCGACCCCGATCGCGAAGGAGAAGCGATCGCTTGGCATTTGGCCCATTATCTGGAGCTGGACGAGACGGATACCTGCCGTGTTGTATTTAATGAAATAACGAAGCAAGCCGTTAAGGATGCTTTCAAAACGCCGCGCAAAATCAATATGGATCTTGTTAATGCCCAGCAGGCAAGACGTATTCTTGACCGCCTTGTCGGTTACAAGATTAGTCCGCTGCTGTGGAAAAAGGTTAAGAAGGGCTTGTCTGCCGGACGCGTACAATCGGTATGCGTGAAGCTGATTATCGACCGGGAGAACGAGATTGACGCTTTTATTCCGGAAGAATACTGGTCCATCACAGCCAAGCTGACTCAGCAAGGCGTTCCGTTTGAAGCAAAATACCATTCGATAAAAGGCGAGAAGCGGGAGCTCCACAACGAAGAGGAGATGCAGGCGATTCTTGCAGCCCTGTCGGGTAATCAGTTCAAGGTAGCTGAAGTGAAGGAGAAAGAACGTCTCCGCAATCCGGCGCCGCCGTTTATTACGAGCTCCTTGCAGCAGGAAGCAGCACGCAAGCTTGGATTCCGCGCCTCCAAGACGATGTCCGTTGCCCAGCAGCTGTATGAAGGCGTTGAGCTCGGCAAGGAAGGAACCGTTGGTCTTATTACTTATATGAGAACGGACTCGACAAGGATCTCTCCAGTTGCCCAGGAAGAAGCGAAGGAGTATATTGAAGGAAAATACGGCCCGTCGTTCTATCCGGAGCAGCCGCGCGTCTATACGAAGAAGAACAGCAACGCGCAGGATGCCCACGAAGCGATCCGGCCGACATCGACGCTCCGTGATCCGGAATCGATGAAGCCGTTCCTATCGCGTGATCAGTTCCGCTTGTATAAGCTGGTATGGGAGCGTTTCGTATCCAGTCAGATGGCTTCCGCCGTGCTGGACACGATGACGGTTGATCTTGCGTCCGGCGATGTCACTTTCCGCGCGAGCGGTTCGAAGATCAAGTTTGCCGGCTTCATGAAGGTTTATGTGGAAGGCAATGACGATGGCACAGAGGAAGAGCATAAGTTCCTCCCGCCATTCGCAATCGGTGATGTCGTGACCTCGGATTCCATCGAACCGAAGCAGCACTTCACCCAGCCGCCGCCGCGTTATTCCGAGGCAAGATTGGTCAAGACGCTGGAGGAGCTTGGTATTGGACGTCCGAGTACGTACGCACCAACGCTGGAAACGATCCAGAAGCGCGGCTATGTAGCAATTGAAGAGAAAAAATTCATTCCTACCGAGCTAGGCGACCTGGTGAATCAGTTGATGGAGGAGTTTTTCCCGGAAATTCTCGATTCTGAATTCACGGCGAAGATGGAGACCGATCTCGACCATGTTGAAGACGGCATGGAAGACTGGGTTAGAGTTCTTTCCCAGTTCTATGAATCTTTCGAGAAGCGGCTTGAAGTCGCCGAAGAGGAAATGAAGGAAGTCGAGATTCAAGATGAGGTTTCGGATGAAATCTGCGAGAAATGCGGCCGCCATATGGTGTACAAGATGGGGCGCTTTGGCAAGTTCCTTGCCTGCTCCGGCTTCCCGGACTGCCGCAATACGAAGCCCATCGTCAAGGATATCGGCGTAACTTGCCCGAAATGCGGCGAGGGCAAAATCATCGAGCGCCGCAGCAAAAAAGGACGGATCTTCTATGGCTGCGATACTTATCCGGCCTGCGATTACGTGTCCTGGGATAAGCCGACCAACAAGCCTTGTCCGAATTGCGATTCGATGCTTGTCGAGAAACGCAACCGCAGCGGAGCGAAGCTGCAATGCCCGAATTGCGATTATTCGGAAGAGATATCGGAAGACGAGCAAGAACAAGCCTAA
- the dprA gene encoding DNA-processing protein DprA → MTLNVDKCKQMVIMLHECSGIGWHTVQKAVAHKAWENVDGKSEADWMAIGFGRAQAEAAARRWNEPYDWPESPYLRAQKLGAAVITPYDEEYPEELHRIPQPPWVLYALGKVELLKRPSIAIVGTRNPSAYGRHTALSLSEELSRRGLTVVSGLARGIDSKAHEAALRGHGSTIAVLASPVDHCYPPENRSLYQQIVREGLILSESPVGSSLHPGMFPLRNRVIAGLSLGTIVVEAAKGSGSLITADQALEMGRDVFAVPGPISSPKSEGPNSLIREGAKLVSSADHILEEYSWLEGKLAALTKPKPASAVAASMSAEEQKIIDLLRDRPLTINELHQLTMIPFGHLSALLINLCIKRKIEQQPGAVYIAL, encoded by the coding sequence ATGACGCTAAATGTTGATAAATGTAAGCAGATGGTTATTATGCTCCACGAATGTTCGGGTATTGGATGGCATACCGTTCAGAAAGCGGTTGCCCATAAAGCTTGGGAGAACGTGGATGGCAAGAGCGAAGCAGATTGGATGGCAATCGGTTTTGGACGTGCGCAAGCAGAGGCGGCGGCCAGACGATGGAACGAGCCTTATGATTGGCCCGAGTCGCCTTATCTCCGGGCGCAGAAGCTTGGTGCAGCAGTGATTACTCCTTATGATGAGGAGTATCCGGAAGAGCTTCACCGGATACCGCAGCCGCCTTGGGTGCTGTATGCTCTCGGCAAGGTTGAACTCTTGAAGAGACCTTCGATAGCTATTGTAGGAACCAGAAATCCCAGCGCCTATGGCCGGCATACCGCATTATCGCTGTCTGAGGAGCTTTCTAGGCGAGGTTTGACGGTAGTAAGCGGTCTAGCCAGGGGGATTGACAGCAAGGCGCATGAAGCGGCTTTGCGGGGCCATGGAAGCACGATTGCCGTACTGGCTAGTCCGGTTGATCATTGTTATCCGCCAGAGAATCGTTCGCTCTACCAGCAGATTGTCCGGGAAGGGCTGATTCTGTCGGAGTCTCCGGTTGGCTCGTCGCTTCATCCGGGAATGTTTCCGCTTCGAAACCGGGTTATAGCAGGGTTATCGCTGGGTACGATCGTCGTGGAAGCAGCGAAGGGCAGCGGTTCTCTTATTACGGCAGATCAGGCGCTCGAAATGGGGCGGGATGTATTTGCCGTTCCCGGGCCGATTTCATCGCCAAAGAGCGAGGGACCAAACAGTCTGATCCGCGAAGGAGCGAAGCTGGTCAGCAGTGCCGATCATATTCTCGAGGAATACAGCTGGCTGGAAGGGAAGCTTGCGGCTCTGACAAAGCCTAAACCGGCATCTGCCGTTGCAGCGAGCATGAGTGCCGAGGAGCAGAAAATTATCGATCTGCTGCGCGATCGTCCGCTTACAATTAACGAATTGCACCAGCTTACGATGATCCCTTTTGGACATTTAAGCGCACTTCTGATAAATTTATGTATAAAACGGAAAATCGAACAACAGCCAGGGGCAGTTTATATAGCGTTGTAA
- the hslV gene encoding ATP-dependent protease subunit HslV: MDMEFHATTICAVRHEGKGAIAGDGQVTFGNSVVMKNKAKKVRRLYRGQVIAGFAGSVADAITLFEKFEAKLEEHHGNLQRAAVELAKDWRTDRILRKLEALMLVMDQSGLLLISGNGEIIEPDDGILAIGSGGNYALSAARALQKHAPHMEAKDIARAALETAADICVYTNHNIIVEEIG, encoded by the coding sequence ATGGATATGGAATTTCACGCCACCACGATATGCGCGGTGCGTCACGAAGGTAAAGGAGCAATTGCCGGAGATGGCCAGGTAACCTTTGGAAACAGCGTCGTGATGAAAAATAAAGCGAAAAAAGTTCGCCGTTTGTACCGCGGGCAAGTCATCGCCGGCTTTGCCGGTTCGGTTGCCGATGCGATTACGTTATTCGAGAAGTTTGAGGCGAAGCTGGAGGAGCATCACGGAAACCTTCAGCGTGCGGCCGTTGAGCTGGCAAAGGACTGGCGTACTGACCGCATTCTCCGCAAACTCGAAGCTCTGATGCTGGTTATGGATCAGTCCGGATTGCTTCTTATTTCAGGCAACGGGGAAATAATCGAACCGGATGACGGCATTCTGGCTATAGGCTCGGGCGGCAATTATGCTCTCTCCGCAGCAAGAGCACTACAGAAGCATGCTCCCCATATGGAAGCAAAGGATATCGCAAGAGCAGCGCTGGAGACGGCTGCCGACATATGCGTTTATACGAATCATAATATAATTGTAGAAGAAATTGGTTGA
- a CDS encoding YifB family Mg chelatase-like AAA ATPase: protein MFSLMHSSSVLGVEGKGISVEVDIASGLPQVSVVGLPDPAVRESVERVRAAIKNSGFAFPLERITVNLAPADLRKEGTAFDLAIAAGILTASGQLEAKPFEQSMLIGELSLNGDIRSVPGVLAMIEQAKRSGIRKVLLPLANAKEAAWITEMELYAVTHLRELLTQNKDSEAWSDIRFDAAASRELAFTSAAEEHAVDCGDYSDVYGQQQAKRALLIAAAGKHNLLFAGPPGTGKTMMIRRLPGILPTLTEEEALEVTKIYSAAGKLSTDAKGLIRIAPFRSPHHTISAGGLIGGGSVPKPGEVTLAHHGVLYLDELPEFSRTVLEVLRQPLEDGIVTIARSRAVFHFPARLMLAVSFNPCPCGYAGHETAEKRCTCSDSAIAKYKSKMSGPLLDRIDIQLEVPRPIELEGDAASPVEMSTARMKQFVLEARARKEQRDEELGLKRYAGRLSGTSLRRSILMKKEAFVLLDHALTVLNISMRAYDRILRLARTIADVEGSEYVEDVHVAEAIQYRRLDL, encoded by the coding sequence GTGTTCAGTTTAATGCATAGCAGCAGCGTTCTTGGAGTTGAAGGAAAAGGAATTTCCGTGGAAGTCGATATTGCCAGCGGTCTGCCGCAGGTCAGCGTCGTTGGTCTGCCCGACCCTGCCGTCAGAGAATCCGTTGAACGGGTCCGCGCAGCCATTAAGAACAGCGGGTTCGCTTTCCCTCTGGAACGCATAACCGTCAATCTGGCTCCGGCGGATTTGCGTAAGGAAGGCACCGCCTTTGATCTTGCGATTGCAGCAGGCATACTAACCGCGAGCGGCCAGCTGGAAGCAAAGCCTTTCGAGCAATCGATGCTGATTGGAGAATTGTCTTTGAATGGCGACATCCGTTCTGTACCCGGTGTATTGGCTATGATCGAGCAAGCCAAGCGGTCCGGCATCCGGAAGGTGCTGCTGCCACTTGCAAATGCCAAAGAAGCCGCTTGGATTACGGAGATGGAGCTTTATGCGGTAACCCATCTGAGGGAGCTTCTAACACAAAATAAAGATTCTGAAGCATGGTCCGATATCCGGTTTGACGCTGCCGCCAGCAGGGAGCTTGCTTTTACTTCAGCCGCCGAAGAGCATGCAGTCGATTGTGGAGATTACAGCGATGTATACGGTCAGCAGCAGGCCAAACGCGCTTTGTTAATCGCCGCAGCCGGGAAACATAACCTCTTGTTTGCGGGACCGCCGGGAACCGGTAAAACAATGATGATCCGCCGTCTCCCCGGTATCCTTCCTACTCTAACCGAAGAGGAAGCGCTTGAGGTGACCAAGATTTACAGTGCGGCAGGCAAGTTGTCTACCGACGCGAAAGGCCTGATCCGAATCGCTCCCTTCCGTTCACCGCATCACACGATCTCCGCGGGAGGACTTATAGGCGGCGGTTCGGTGCCGAAACCCGGCGAGGTCACCCTCGCCCATCATGGCGTGCTCTATTTGGACGAGCTGCCGGAGTTCTCCAGGACTGTACTTGAGGTGTTGCGCCAGCCGCTGGAGGACGGAATTGTCACCATCGCGAGATCCCGAGCCGTATTCCATTTCCCGGCCAGACTTATGCTGGCTGTTTCTTTTAACCCATGTCCATGCGGATATGCCGGCCATGAAACGGCCGAGAAACGTTGCACCTGCAGCGATTCCGCGATTGCCAAATACAAAAGCAAGATGTCCGGCCCTCTTCTTGACCGGATTGATATCCAGCTCGAGGTTCCTAGGCCGATAGAACTGGAAGGCGATGCGGCAAGCCCTGTAGAAATGAGTACAGCCCGAATGAAGCAGTTTGTGCTTGAGGCGAGGGCAAGGAAGGAACAGCGTGATGAAGAGTTGGGACTAAAAAGGTATGCAGGACGGTTGTCCGGCACATCGCTCAGACGCTCTATTCTAATGAAGAAAGAAGCTTTTGTGCTGCTTGACCATGCGCTTACGGTTCTGAATATCAGCATGCGCGCCTACGACCGTATTTTGCGGCTGGCGAGGACCATAGCGGATGTGGAAGGCAGTGAATACGTAGAAGATGTGCATGTTGCGGAAGCGATTCAATACCGGAGACTTGATCTATAA
- the sucD gene encoding succinate--CoA ligase subunit alpha has protein sequence MSILVNKDTKVITQGITGATGLFHAKGALDYGTQMVGGVTPGKGGTNVDITLENGNVVSLPVFNTVEQAVAATGATASVIYVPPAFAADSIMEAVDAGLDLVICITEGIPVLDMVKVKRYMEGSKTTLIGPNCPGVITPGECKIGIMPGYIHTKGHVGVVSRSGTLTYEAVHQLSTRGIGQSSAVGIGGDPVKGSEFIDILSRFNEDPDTYAVIMIGEIGGTAEEEAAEWIKANMKKPVVGFIGGATAPPGKRMGHAGAIISGGKGTAAEKIATLEACGIKVAPTPSDMGSTLVSVLEEKGLLEKCTTGVAQA, from the coding sequence ATGAGCATTTTGGTCAATAAAGACACAAAAGTAATCACTCAAGGGATTACAGGCGCAACTGGCTTGTTCCATGCGAAAGGCGCATTGGACTACGGTACGCAAATGGTTGGCGGTGTAACTCCGGGCAAAGGCGGCACTAACGTCGATATTACGCTGGAAAACGGCAACGTTGTATCTCTTCCGGTATTCAATACGGTTGAGCAAGCGGTAGCAGCTACTGGTGCGACAGCATCGGTTATCTATGTACCGCCTGCTTTCGCGGCTGACTCGATCATGGAAGCGGTAGACGCTGGTCTTGATCTGGTTATCTGTATTACTGAAGGCATTCCTGTTCTGGACATGGTTAAAGTAAAACGCTACATGGAAGGCAGCAAAACGACTCTGATCGGTCCTAACTGCCCAGGCGTTATTACTCCAGGCGAATGCAAAATCGGCATTATGCCGGGTTACATCCATACAAAAGGCCATGTAGGCGTAGTTTCCCGCTCGGGAACTCTTACTTACGAAGCGGTTCATCAGCTTTCGACTCGCGGCATCGGTCAATCTTCCGCGGTTGGTATCGGCGGAGACCCGGTTAAAGGCTCCGAATTTATCGATATCTTGAGCCGTTTCAACGAAGATCCAGATACTTACGCAGTGATAATGATTGGCGAGATCGGCGGTACAGCAGAGGAAGAAGCTGCCGAGTGGATCAAAGCTAACATGAAGAAACCTGTCGTAGGCTTCATCGGCGGCGCTACAGCGCCTCCAGGCAAACGTATGGGTCATGCGGGCGCTATTATTTCCGGCGGCAAAGGTACTGCTGCTGAAAAAATCGCTACTTTGGAAGCATGCGGAATCAAAGTCGCTCCAACGCCTTCCGACATGGGCTCCACGCTCGTATCGGTGCTTGAAGAAAAAGGCTTGCTTGAGAAATGCACAACTGGCGTAGCTCAAGCCTAA
- a CDS encoding YraN family protein, whose amino-acid sequence MSEDRRRQTGLAGETAACRYLEKEGYNVIERNWRCRSGEIDIIATIDHTLVFVEVRTRRTGGRFGTAAESVDRRKQQQVALVAQVYLRMRQLTYPPMRFDVIAVTMDRNDSISEVKHIKAAF is encoded by the coding sequence ATGAGTGAGGACCGCAGAAGGCAAACCGGACTAGCTGGCGAAACAGCCGCTTGCCGATATCTCGAGAAAGAAGGATACAACGTCATCGAGCGGAATTGGCGTTGCCGTTCCGGAGAGATTGATATTATTGCAACCATCGATCATACGCTTGTTTTTGTTGAAGTCAGGACGAGAAGAACGGGAGGGCGATTCGGGACGGCGGCCGAATCGGTAGACCGCCGCAAGCAGCAGCAGGTGGCGTTAGTTGCCCAAGTGTATTTGCGAATGAGGCAATTAACTTATCCGCCTATGCGTTTTGATGTGATCGCGGTAACCATGGACCGTAATGACTCCATCAGCGAAGTTAAACATATAAAAGCGGCTTTCTAA
- the trmFO gene encoding FADH(2)-oxidizing methylenetetrahydrofolate--tRNA-(uracil(54)-C(5))-methyltransferase TrmFO, with the protein MSVQQPVIVIGAGLAGSEAAWQIVSQGVPVILYEMRPETKTPAHHTKNFAELVCSNSLRANGLANAVGVLKEEMRRLNSLILGSADRHAVPAGGALAVDRDGFSGEVTRLLHEHPLVEVRTEEVTDIPEDSIVVIATGPLTAPSLSEKIRNLLGEEYFYFYDAAAPIIEKDSIDMSKVYLASRYDKGEAAYLNCPMTEEEFEIFHEALTTAETAALKDFEKEVYFEGCMPIEVMASRGKQTVLFGPMKPVGLVNPHTGKLPHAVIQLRQDNAAGTLYNMVGFQTHLKWGEQKRVFSLIPGLENAEFVRFGVMHRNTFINSPRVMEPTYQLKNRSTLFFAGQMTGVEGYVESAASGLIAGFNAARLARGLEPLVLPEDTTLGSMAHYITTADFKHFQPMNANFGLFPPLENRIRNKKEKNEAIANRALDSLERFKKEHFDHLNV; encoded by the coding sequence TTGTCAGTTCAACAACCAGTCATCGTAATCGGAGCAGGTCTAGCAGGAAGCGAGGCAGCATGGCAGATTGTATCCCAAGGAGTACCTGTCATTTTGTACGAAATGCGTCCTGAGACTAAAACGCCTGCCCATCATACAAAAAACTTTGCCGAGCTCGTGTGCAGCAACAGCTTGCGCGCCAATGGCCTCGCTAACGCAGTAGGCGTGCTCAAGGAAGAGATGCGCCGCCTGAACTCTCTGATTCTCGGAAGCGCGGATCGTCACGCCGTACCTGCGGGAGGGGCGCTTGCCGTTGACCGTGACGGATTTTCCGGAGAGGTAACCCGTCTTCTGCATGAGCATCCGCTTGTAGAGGTACGTACGGAAGAAGTAACGGATATTCCGGAAGACAGCATTGTGGTAATCGCTACCGGCCCTCTTACCGCACCTTCGTTGTCCGAGAAGATCCGCAACTTGCTTGGCGAAGAATATTTCTACTTCTATGATGCGGCAGCTCCGATCATCGAGAAGGATTCCATTGATATGAGCAAGGTCTATCTGGCATCCCGTTACGACAAGGGCGAAGCGGCTTATCTGAATTGCCCGATGACCGAGGAAGAGTTCGAGATCTTCCATGAGGCATTGACGACAGCGGAGACAGCAGCATTAAAAGATTTCGAGAAGGAAGTATATTTCGAAGGCTGCATGCCAATCGAAGTAATGGCCAGCCGCGGCAAGCAAACGGTGCTCTTCGGACCGATGAAGCCGGTTGGCCTTGTTAACCCGCATACCGGTAAACTTCCTCATGCCGTTATCCAGCTGCGCCAGGATAATGCGGCCGGGACTCTCTACAACATGGTAGGCTTCCAGACGCATTTGAAGTGGGGCGAGCAGAAGCGCGTATTCTCCCTGATCCCGGGTCTTGAGAATGCGGAATTCGTTCGTTTTGGCGTTATGCACCGCAATACTTTTATTAACTCGCCGCGGGTAATGGAGCCGACTTATCAATTGAAAAACCGCAGCACTTTATTCTTCGCCGGTCAAATGACGGGCGTAGAAGGTTATGTCGAGTCCGCTGCTTCGGGCCTTATTGCCGGCTTTAATGCCGCAAGACTCGCCCGTGGTCTGGAACCTCTGGTGCTGCCGGAAGATACAACGCTCGGAAGTATGGCGCATTACATCACGACGGCAGATTTCAAGCATTTCCAGCCGATGAATGCGAATTTTGGCTTGTTCCCGCCGCTGGAGAACCGGATTCGCAATAAGAAAGAAAAGAATGAAGCGATTGCGAACCGAGCCCTGGATAGTCTGGAACGATTCAAGAAGGAACATTTCGATCATCTGAACGTATAA
- the hslU gene encoding ATP-dependent protease ATPase subunit HslU, with amino-acid sequence MVNQAFTPRQIVAELDKYIVGQKPAKRSVAIALRNRYRRSMLDETLRDEIVPKNILMIGPTGVGKTEIARRLAKLVKAPFIKVEATKFTEVGYVGRDVESMVRDLVETAIRMVKAEKTEAVQDKAEKLANERLVSLLVPSKVKEKQSKNPFEMLFGNQQNNKETVEEPEQDNVVISKRSQARDDLAAGKLENEIVEVEIEDNSPTMLDMLGGQGPDGLGGMNMQDMLGQFMPKKTKQRKLAVKEARKVLIQEEANKLINMDDVIAESVSRAEQTGIIFIDEIDKIASPSRGNGPDVSREGVQRDILPIVEGSTVVTKYGPVKTDYVLFIAAGAFHVAKPSDLIPELQGRFPIRVELTSLSLEDFVSILTEPKNALTKQYAALLQTEGIAIEFSDEAIKEIASIAADLNRNTENIGARRLHTILEKLLEDLSFEAPDITLDHMVITPEYVREKVGGIAKNRDLSQYIL; translated from the coding sequence ATGGTAAATCAAGCTTTTACCCCTCGTCAAATCGTAGCCGAGCTCGATAAATATATTGTGGGCCAAAAGCCAGCAAAACGCTCTGTCGCCATTGCACTCCGTAACCGCTATCGCAGAAGCATGCTCGACGAGACGCTTCGCGACGAGATTGTTCCGAAAAACATCCTGATGATTGGTCCTACCGGCGTGGGTAAAACGGAAATTGCGCGCCGTCTGGCCAAATTGGTCAAAGCGCCCTTCATTAAAGTGGAAGCGACCAAATTTACCGAGGTAGGTTATGTCGGCCGTGATGTAGAGTCAATGGTACGGGACCTGGTAGAGACAGCAATACGGATGGTGAAGGCAGAGAAGACGGAAGCTGTTCAGGATAAAGCAGAGAAACTTGCAAATGAACGTCTGGTATCGCTGCTTGTTCCATCCAAAGTAAAAGAGAAGCAATCAAAAAACCCTTTCGAAATGTTGTTTGGCAATCAGCAAAACAATAAGGAAACGGTAGAAGAGCCGGAGCAGGATAACGTTGTTATCTCTAAACGTTCACAGGCACGCGATGACCTGGCTGCAGGTAAGCTCGAGAACGAAATCGTAGAGGTTGAGATCGAGGATAACAGCCCTACGATGCTTGATATGCTTGGCGGTCAAGGACCGGATGGTTTAGGCGGAATGAACATGCAGGATATGCTGGGACAATTCATGCCGAAGAAAACTAAGCAGCGCAAATTGGCTGTAAAGGAAGCCCGTAAAGTACTCATTCAGGAAGAAGCCAACAAGCTGATTAATATGGATGATGTCATTGCCGAATCGGTTTCCCGCGCGGAGCAGACCGGTATCATTTTCATCGACGAAATTGATAAAATCGCCAGTCCGTCCAGAGGCAATGGTCCTGACGTGTCACGCGAAGGCGTTCAGCGCGATATTCTTCCGATTGTGGAGGGTTCCACGGTCGTGACGAAATACGGTCCGGTAAAAACGGATTATGTTCTGTTTATCGCAGCCGGCGCATTCCATGTGGCGAAGCCGTCTGATCTGATTCCCGAGCTTCAGGGACGTTTCCCGATCCGGGTAGAATTAACATCGCTTAGCCTGGAGGATTTCGTCAGCATTTTGACGGAGCCCAAAAATGCACTGACGAAACAATACGCAGCCCTTCTGCAAACAGAAGGTATTGCGATTGAATTTTCTGACGAAGCCATTAAAGAGATTGCGTCGATTGCAGCCGATTTGAACCGGAATACCGAAAATATAGGTGCCCGCAGACTTCATACCATCTTAGAGAAGCTGCTAGAGGATCTCTCCTTCGAAGCACCGGATATTACCTTAGACCATATGGTCATAACTCCCGAATATGTACGTGA